In Carassius auratus strain Wakin unplaced genomic scaffold, ASM336829v1 scaf_tig00024173, whole genome shotgun sequence, the following are encoded in one genomic region:
- the grapa gene encoding GRB2 related adaptor protein a, which yields MEAVALYNFFATESDELSFQKGDVLKITNMEDDPNWYTAELVNRKGYVPKNYIIVRPHTWFSGRISRQMAETRLRQQECGSFLVRESESAPGEFSMSVSYGDHVQHFKVLKDRNGYYFVWEEIFPSLNQLVDFYKTNSIARERTVFLRETPKRPHEAQALFDFNPEHNSQLHFQRGDVIDLLDCSDSQRWKGRCRGRVGFFPPEYVQPTYRSEGQ from the exons ATGGAAGCAGTAGCCCTTTACAACTTTTTTGCCACGGAAAGTGACGAGCTCAGTTTCCAGAAGGGAGATGTACTCAAG ATCACTAATATGGAAGATGATCCTAACTGGTACACAGCAGAGTTGGTGAACAGGAAGGGCTATGTACCTAAAAACTATATCATCGTAAGGCCGCACAC ATGGTTCTCGGGCCGTATCTCCAGACAAATGGCCGAGACTCGTCTGCGCCAGCAGGAGTGTGGAAGCTTCTTagtaagagagagtgagagtgcacCTGGAGAATTCTCCATGTCGGTGAG CTACGGGGATCATGTACAGCATTTCAAGGTGTTAAAGGACAGAAATGGCTACTACTTCGTTTGGGAGGAGATCTTCCCTTCCTTAAATCAGCTTGTGGACTTCTACAAGACTAACAGCATAGCAAGGGAAAGGACTGTATTTCTGAGGGAGACTCCAAAG AGGCCCCATGAAGCACAAGCCCTGTTTGACTTCAACCCGGAGCACAACTCCCAGCTGCACTTCCAGCGGGGTGATGTCATAGACCTGCTGGACTGCTCCGATTCTCAGCGCTGGAAAGGTCGCTGCCGTGGCCGTGTGGGCTTTTTCCCCCCTGAGTACGTCCAGCCCACCTATCGCTCTGAaggacaataa